From the genome of Paraburkholderia largidicola:
TCGACGTGTTGCACACGCCGCGTAAAAAAGGGTAGCAGGGCGCTCGCGGGGGTCCCGGAGCACGGCGCGCGTGACGCGATAACCTGCTAAAATACTAGGTTTTTCGCCGATCTATCATTCAAAGGGACGCGCCGTGCTGTCTACCGCCAACATCACCATGCAATTCGGGCCGAAGCCCCTGTTCGAGAACATCTCGGTCAAATTCGGCGAAGGCAACCGCTACGGCCTGATCGGCGCGAACGGTTGTGGTAAGTCGACGTTCATGAAGATTCTGGGCGGCGATCTGGAGCAGAGTTCGGGCAACGTGATGCTCGAGCCGAACGTTCGTCTGGGCAAGCTGCGTCAGGACCAGTTCGCGTACGAGGACGTGCGTGTGCTCGACGTCGTAATGATGGGCCACACGGAAATGTGGGGGGCGATGACCGAGCGCGACGCAATCTACGCGAACCCGGAAGCCACCGACGACGACTACATGCACGCGGCCGAACTGGAAGCAAAGTTCGCCGAGTACGACGGCTACACAGCCGAAGCGCGCGCGGGTGAACTGCTGCTCGGCATCGGTATCTCGATAGACCTGCACAATGGTCCGATGAGCAACGTCGCGCCGGGCTGGAAGTTGCGCGTGCTGCTCGCCCAAGCGCTGTTCTCGAAGCCGGACGTACTGCTGCTCGACGAACCGACCAACAATCTGGACATCAACTCGATCCGCTGGCTCGAAGACGTGCTGAACGAGTACGACTCGACGATGATCATCATCTCGCACGATCGACACTTCCTGAACCAGGTCTGCACGCACATGGCGGACATGGACTACGGCACGCTGAAGGTCTATCCCGGCAACTACGACGACTACATGCTCGCGAGCACGCAGGCGCGCGAGCGTCAGCAGGCCGCGAACGCCAAGGCGAAGGAGCGGGTCGCCGACCTGCAGGATTTCGTGCGCCGCTTCTCGGCCAACAAGTCGAAGGCGCGCCAGGCAACCAGCCGTCTGAAGATGATCGACAAGATCAAGATCGAGGAATTCAAGCCGTCGTCGCGTCAGAACCCGTTCATCCGCTTCGAATACGAAAAGAAGCTGCACAATATTGCAGTGGTCGCGGACAGCATTACGAAGAAGTACGACCGCACGATCTTCAACAACTTCAACCTCAGCGTGCAGCCGGGTGAGCGCATCGCGATCATCGGTGAAAACGGCGCGGGCAAGACGACGCTGCTGCGTTCGCTGCTCGGTAATCTGGGCGTCGACCACGGCTCGATCAAGTGGGCTGAAAACGCGAACGTCGGTTACATGCCGCAGGACACGTACGAAGAGTTTCCGGCCGACGTCACGCTGATGGACTGGATCGACCAGTACCGCAAGGAAGGCGACGACGAGCAGATGGTGCGGGGCACGCTCGGCCGCCTGCTCTTTAATGCAGACGACATCAGGAAGTCGGTGAAGGTGCTGTCGGGTGGTGAGAAGGGCCGCATGATCTGGGGCAAGCTGATGCTGGGTCGCCATAACGTGCTGCTGATGGACGAGCCGACCAACCACATGGACATGGAATCGATCGAATCGCTGCAGATCGCGCTGGACAAGTACGACGGCACGCTGATCTTTGTTTCGCATGACCGTGAATTCGTGAGCGGTTTGGCGAACCGGATCATCGAGGTGAAGACGGATGGCACGCTGACCGACTTCGGCGGCAACTACGAAGATTTCCTTTCGAGCCAGGGCGTGCAGTAAGCGCTACGGCTGCGGCTTCGATTAAAACCCGCTTCTTGCGAAGCGGGTTTTTTATTGCCTGCTGCCGACGGTTTTGTACCTTCGCGCCGACGCTTCTTACCTGTGTCCGATCGCGTCCTTTCCCCACGAGTAAAATGAAAAGACTATCCAGGAGACAGGACGCAAGACAATGAAGACCTTCGAGCACTTCTACATCGACGGCAAATGGATCAAGCCGTGCGGCACAGGCACAATCGACGTGATCGACTCGGGCACGGAAGAAGTGATGGGCCGCATTCCCGAGGGCGTCGAAGCCGATGCCGAGGCGGCCATTGCCGCTGCCCGCGCTGCCTTCGACGGTTGGGCTGCTACACCGCCCAAGGAGCGCGGCGCCTACCTGCAAAAAATTGCAGACAATCTCAAGGCGCGCACCGATGAACTCGCGGGATACATCTGCGGCGAAGTCGGCATGCCGATCAAGCTCGCTCGCGCGATTCAGGTCGGCGGTCCCGTCTATAACTGGAATGCCTATGCGAAGCTCGCGGCTGAATTCCAGTTCGAAGAGCAGGTTGGCAATTCGCTCGTCGTGCGGGAGCCCGTCGGCGTCGTTGCCGCGATTACGCCGTGGAACTATCCGCTGAACCAGGTCACGCTGAAAGTAGCGGCCGCGCTTGCAGCCGGCTGCACTATCGTGCTCAAGCCGTCGGAAGTCGCGCCGCTAAATGCATTCGTGCTTGCGGAAGCGATTCATGAAGCGGGACTGCCGGCGGGTGTGTTCAACCTGGTCAGCGGCTATGGTCCCGTGGTCGGTGAAGTGCTCGCGAGTCACCCATCCGTTGATATGGTGTCGTTCACCGGGTCGACGCGCGCAGGCAAGCGCGTGTCGGAACTTGCGTCCGCGTCGGTGAAGCGGGTTGCGCTGGAACTCGGCGGCAAATCGGCGTCGGTCATTCTCGACGATGCCGATTTCGCTACGGCAATCAAGGGCACGGTTGGCGCATGCTTTCTGAATTCGGGGCAAACATGCTCGGCGCATACGCGCATGATCGTGCCCGAATCCCGCTATGACGAAGCGCGTGAACTGGCGAAGAAGGCAGCTGAAGCATTTGTCGCAGGCGATCCTCGCGTCGAGACCACGCGTCTGGGTCCGCTGGCTTCCGCTGCACAGCAGTCTCGCGTGCAGCACTATATTGCGCGGGGCATCGAAGAAGGCGCGGAACTCGTCACGGGCGGTGCCGGCATGCCGGAGGGCATCTCCAAGGGCTTCTTCGTGAAACCGACTGTGTTCGGCCGCGTGCATCCGAAGGCGACGATTGCGCAGGAGGAGATCTTCGGTCCGGTGCTGACCATCCTCACCTACAAGGACGAGGAAGAGGCCGTCCGCATCGCCAACGACTCGGTGTACGGACTCGGCGGCGCCGTATGGGCCGGCAGCGACGAGCGTGCAATGAGCGTCGCGCGACGCATCCGCACCGGGCAGGTCGATATCAACGGCGGCGCATGGAACATGGCCGCACCGTTCGGCGGCTTCAAGCAATCGGGACATGGCCGCGAGAACGGCACATATGGGCTCGAGGAATACCTCGAGTACAAGTCGATGCAGCTGAAGGTGAACAAGCCTGCATAGATTTGCGTGAGCGCGACAGAGGGCAGTTCATGTCGACGCGACGCGCTTAACCGCTGACGAAGCGCAATGAAAGCGCGTGTCGATAACCGGCACGCGCTTTTTGTTTGACCTCACGCAAGATACTGCGTTGGCTAGTTGCGACCATCGAGGCTTTTCGTCGAATCCCATCGACGACGGAGGCCTCTCATGTTTCCTTCTCATCCTTTTGCGCCGCTCGTCATTCGTGGGCGAACGCTGTTGCCTGTCGTGCAGGGCGGCATGGGCGTCGGCGTGTCCGCGCACCGGCTTGCGGGCAGCGTGGCGCGCGAAGGCGCACTCGGCACGATCGCTAGCATCGATTTGCGTCATCACCACCACGATCTGCTTGAACGCTGCCGCGCGACGCCTGACCGCGCGACGCTCGAAGACGCGAACCGCGTCGCTCTTACACGTGAGATCCATGCCGCACGAATTCTAAGCGAAGGGCGCGGCATGATTGCCGTCAACGTGATGAAGGCGGTCAACGCGCATGCGGACTATGTGCGGATTGCATGCGACCTGGGCGCGGACGCGATCGTCATGGGAGCAGGTCTGCCACTCGATCTACCGGACCTGACACAAGGACGCGATATTGCGTTGATCCCGATTCTGTCCGACAGCCGGGGCGTCGGCGTGGTGCTCAGGAAGTGGATGAAGAAAGGCCGCTTACCCGATGCGATCGTGATCGAGCATCCGGCCCATGCGGGTGGCCATCTCGGCGTGACGAATCTCGACGACATGCACGATGCGCGTTTCGACTTCACACGGGTACTGCAGGAAATCGACGAAATCTTCACTTCGCTGCAGATCAGTCGAAGTGAAGTGCCGGTGATCGTTGCAGGCGGCATCAATAGTCATGAAGCAGTGCGCGCGTGTCTGGCAGCCGGTGCGAACGGTGTGCAGCTCGGCACGCCGTTCGCCGTTACGGAAGAGGGCGATGCACATCCGAACTTCAAGCGCGTGCTGGCCGATGCGACGCCGGACGACATCGTGGAGTTCGTCAGCGTGACGGGCTTGCCGGCGCGCGCCGTGAAGACGCCATGGCTCGAACGCTATCTGCGCAACGAATCGCGCATCCGTACAAAAATTGGCGCACTCAAACGCGCATGCCCGACTGCACTTGAATGCCTGAGTGCATGCGGTTTGCGCGACGGCATCGAGAAGTTCGGTCACTTCTGCATCGATACGCGCCTTGCGGCTGCGCTGCGTGGCGACGTGAACAATGGCCTGTTCTTTCGTGGACGCGAAGCATTGCCGTTCGGCACGGCAATCCGCAGCGTCCGTGATCTTCTCGAACTGCTGCTGACGGGCGCGGCGCGACCGGCTGTCGCAGGGCGCCTTGCGTTTTCGCTGGGTTGACGGGGGTCAAAGAGCGCGTGTAGGGGAACTTCGACAATGTTCTCGCGCACGTTGCTTCGCACCTCGCGCAATCACACAAGAAAATCAGGGTAGCTTATGAACAGAAAAATTCGATCGATCGGGGCCGCGCTGTGCACAGCCGGGCTGGCGTTGATGACGTCGCACGCATTCGCCGCGGATACGGACACCAGTTCAGGCATTCATGCTGGCGACGTGCTGGTGCGCCTGCGCGCCATCAGTATCATGCCGCAGGTTCGCACGAGCGACACGCTGTCCACGCTGAACGTCGACGTCAATAACGCGATCGTGCCTGAACTCGACTTCACCTACATGATTCGCGACAACATCGGCGTAGAACTGATACTCAGCACGTCGCGGCATCAACTGACGTCGAATCTCGGCGACCTGGGCGGCGTCAACGTGCTGCCGCCGACGCTGCTTCTGCAATATCATTTCAATCATCAGGGGCAGGTTCGGCCATATGTCGGCGCGGGCGTGAACTACACGTACTTCTACAACGACGGCTTGCATGCGGGCGACCAGCAGATTTCCGTCAAGCGCAGCAGTTTTGGTCCTGCGCTGCAGGTGGGCGTCGACGTGCAGTTGACGAAATCGGTGTTCGCGAACGTCGATGTGAAGAAGGTCTGGATGAAGACGGATGCATCGCTCAATGGCGCATCGCTCGGTACGCTGCATATCGATCCATTGATCGTCGGCGTAGGTGTGGGGATGAAGTTCTGATCGCCTCCCGTCTCGACGGTCATGCAATGAAAAACGCCGGCTCATCGTGAGCCGGCGTTTTTGCTTATCGGATCAGTGCATGTGATCACATCACAGCTTGTCGAATTTGAATCGCATCGCCGTGCCTTCACGCTCGATGCGCGTCCAGACGGCGCGTTTTTCCTCATCGGTCAGAAACACCCAGTTCGACACTTCCGTCGCCGTACGGCCGCACCCTTTGCAAATTTCGTCGAAGAGCGTCGAGCAGACGCCGATGCAGGGGCTGTCGGGAAGGTCGTGCAGATTCGATGACATCGAGATACCTTGAACGGGAAATGCGTGCGGTCCGCTATGGTAAACCAAAAGCGCAGTCGGATTCCGGTGCCTATTTTTCGGGCAACCGACATCATGCATTGGACTTCATCGCGCGATGCTGTAGCCGATGTGCGCCGTCCAGTGCTGACGCTTGTTGTCGTCGAGCGTCGCGATTCAACCGGTCGCTGTTTCCCAGATCAACGCGCCATTCAGTGCAATGATGGCCGACGCGCATATCCACGCGAGCACCAGCGGCACGCCGCGCACGCGCCAGCCATGCATCAGTTGGCGATCCGATCCAAAGCGGATCAAGGGCACGACGGCGAGCGGCAATTGCAGGCTCAGCACCACCTGGCTCGCAACCAGCAACTGCGCCGAGCCGTGCGGGCCGAACAGGCCGACGGCGACGAGCGCGGGGCCGATCGCCAGCGCGCGCGTGAGCAGCGCGCGTTGCCAGCGCGGCAGGCGGATCTGCAGGAAGCCTTCCATCACGACCTGGCCCGCGAGCGTGCCCGTCACGGTCGCGCTCAGACCGCACGCGAGCAGCGCCGCCGCGAACAGGATGGCGGCCCAGTGCGAACCGACGATGGGCGCGATCAACCGGTGCGCGTCGGCAAGGTCGGTCACGGTGCGGTGCCCGCTCGCGTGGAACACGGCCGCCGATACGACAAGCAATGCCGCATTGATCACGAAAGCCACTGAAAGCGCGCTGAAGGTGCCGAAGTTGACGCCGCGCAGTGCATCGGCGATGTCGGCGTCGCTGGTGGAGTGCGCATGCGTCTTGACGAGCGCCGAATGCAGATACAGGTTGTGCGGCATCACCGTCGCCCCGAGAATGCCTGCGGACAGCCACACCATGCCCGCGGTGCGCAGCAATTCGGCGCTTGGCACTGCTCCCGTCAGCGCGGCTCGCCAGTCGGGGCGCGCAAGCACCAGCTCGATCACGAAGCACAGGCCAACGAACAGGATGAGACCGACCACCGCCGTCTCCAGCGTGCGGTGCCCATACCGCTGCAACGCGAGCATCGCGAAGGTGCCGACGGCCGACATCAGCACGCCCGCCGTCAGCGATACGCCGAACAGCAGTTGCAGCGCGACCGCGCTGCCGACCACTTCGGCGACATCGCAGGCGATGATCGCAATCTCGCTCGCCACCCACAGGAACAACGTCGTGCGCCGGCCGGTGCGCTCCCGGCACAACTGCGCGAGATCGCGCCCCGTCACCACGCCGAGGCGCGACGACACCCATTGCAGCAGCATCGCCATCAGGCTCGACATGACGACGACGCTCAGCAGCGTGTAGCCGTAGCTCGCGCCGCCCGCGAGCGCCGTCGCCCAGTTCCCGGGGTCCATATAGCCGACCGCGACGAGCGCGCCCGAGCCGACGAACGGCAGCCACGTGCCGGGCCGCGGCGGCCTCGAGCCGGGGCGGCGGCGGGACGGGTCCAACGCGAACGGGTTCGTATTCATCGCACTGTGACGGGGAAGACGCACTCAACGGGGCAATCGGCATGCCATGCAGTGCGGTGCATCTCGATGCATAACGCCACGACCACTATCTGGGCTAATTTGACAGTCTATAGTGATGGTGAAAGACCGTATGGGGCGGGATGCAGTCCGCTTCAGCAGGGCTGCACGGCACAGGACGCCTCGATGCAGGAAGCAAGGTTTTTTTCGGGTAGACAGGGCGCGATAACCCGATAAAATTGCGGCCAATTTTGCCGCTGCGTGCCGGCGTTGCTGACCCAGTGCATGTCAGCGGGACGGGCGCCGCTGTGTAGCCTCGACAGGCCGCCACGGAATCCGCACAGAATCCGCGCTGAAAGCGGACGTAAGGCGGAACCGGCCAAGGAATGCCGCGCGCTGTACCCTTTGCGCGACATCTGGCGGTTTTTTTTGAATCGGGCATCGATTGATGGTAGTTTTCGGGTTTTTCAAGGGTAGCCGCGGGCAGCGCGCAGCGGTTTGAAGCGGGGTAAGCGACCGGTCGCGCCGGTCAGAACGGAGAACGGAATGAAGAAACGGGTGGTGGGCCAACTGGCTGCGCTGGTATTGTGCGCGACGCCTTTCATGTCGGCGGCGGCAAAAGATACACAACTGAATGTGTACAACTGGTCGGACTACATCGCCAAGGACACGATTCCGAACTTCACCAAGCAGACTGGCGTTCAGGTCAAGTACGACAACTACGATAGCGACGACACGCTGCAGGCCAAGCTGCTGACGGGCAACTCGGGCTACGACATCGTCGTGCCGACCAGCAACTACGCGGGCAAGCAGATCGCAGCGGGCATCTTCGCGCCGCTCGACAAGTCGAAGATCCCGAACCTCAAGTATCTCGATCCGGCGCTGATGGCGCTCGTCGCGGGCGCGGACCCGGGCAACAAGTTCTCGGTGCCCTGGGCTTACGGCACGACGGGCCTCGGCTACAACGTGACGAAGGCGCAGCAGATTCTCGGCAAGAGCGTCGCGCTCGACAGCTGGGACGTTCTGTTCAAGCCGGAAAACATCTCGAAGCTCAAGGCGTGCGGCGTCTCCGTGCTCGACGCGCCGGACCAGATGTTCGCGGCCGCGCTGCACTACATCGGCAAAGATCCGATGAGCACGAACCCGGCCGACTATCGCGAAGCGCTCGCGATGATGAAGAAGATCCGTCCGTACATCACGCAGTTCAACTCGTCGGGCTACATCAACGACATGGTCGGCGGCGACATCTGCTTCGCCTACGGCTGGTCGGGCGACGTCGTGATTGCGAAGCATCGCGCGGCGGAAGCGAAGAAGGCGTACAAGATCGACTACTACATTCCGAAGGGCGGCGCGCCCGTGTGGTTCGACGTGATGGCGATTCCGAAGGACGCGAAGAACAAGGAAGCTGCGATGGAGTGGATCAACTACATCGAGACGCCGCAGGTCCACGCTGCCATCACGAACGCCGTGTACTACCCGAGCGCGAACACGGAAGCGCGCAAGTACGTCGACAAGGATGTCGCGAACGATCCCGCCGTCTATCCGCCGGCGGACGTCGTCAAGACGCTGTTCCTGCTGAAGCCGCTGCCGCCAGAGATCCAGCGTCTGCAGACGCGGCTGTGGACCGAGTTCAAGTCCGGCCGCTAAGCGGACCTGAACGACACGGTTGAGCAGGAAAGCATCATCATGAAGCCCTCGGTATCCAGCCGGGGGCTTTGTTCGTCAAATGCAGGGAGAGAAGCAGCAGATCATGAGTGACCAGTCGAACGTGCTGGCAGGGGCCGGCGTGTCGTCCTCGGGC
Proteins encoded in this window:
- a CDS encoding OmpW/AlkL family protein; protein product: MNRKIRSIGAALCTAGLALMTSHAFAADTDTSSGIHAGDVLVRLRAISIMPQVRTSDTLSTLNVDVNNAIVPELDFTYMIRDNIGVELILSTSRHQLTSNLGDLGGVNVLPPTLLLQYHFNHQGQVRPYVGAGVNYTYFYNDGLHAGDQQISVKRSSFGPALQVGVDVQLTKSVFANVDVKKVWMKTDASLNGASLGTLHIDPLIVGVGVGMKF
- a CDS encoding NAD(P)H-dependent flavin oxidoreductase; this translates as MFPSHPFAPLVIRGRTLLPVVQGGMGVGVSAHRLAGSVAREGALGTIASIDLRHHHHDLLERCRATPDRATLEDANRVALTREIHAARILSEGRGMIAVNVMKAVNAHADYVRIACDLGADAIVMGAGLPLDLPDLTQGRDIALIPILSDSRGVGVVLRKWMKKGRLPDAIVIEHPAHAGGHLGVTNLDDMHDARFDFTRVLQEIDEIFTSLQISRSEVPVIVAGGINSHEAVRACLAAGANGVQLGTPFAVTEEGDAHPNFKRVLADATPDDIVEFVSVTGLPARAVKTPWLERYLRNESRIRTKIGALKRACPTALECLSACGLRDGIEKFGHFCIDTRLAAALRGDVNNGLFFRGREALPFGTAIRSVRDLLELLLTGAARPAVAGRLAFSLG
- a CDS encoding polyamine ABC transporter substrate-binding protein; this encodes MKKRVVGQLAALVLCATPFMSAAAKDTQLNVYNWSDYIAKDTIPNFTKQTGVQVKYDNYDSDDTLQAKLLTGNSGYDIVVPTSNYAGKQIAAGIFAPLDKSKIPNLKYLDPALMALVAGADPGNKFSVPWAYGTTGLGYNVTKAQQILGKSVALDSWDVLFKPENISKLKACGVSVLDAPDQMFAAALHYIGKDPMSTNPADYREALAMMKKIRPYITQFNSSGYINDMVGGDICFAYGWSGDVVIAKHRAAEAKKAYKIDYYIPKGGAPVWFDVMAIPKDAKNKEAAMEWINYIETPQVHAAITNAVYYPSANTEARKYVDKDVANDPAVYPPADVVKTLFLLKPLPPEIQRLQTRLWTEFKSGR
- a CDS encoding DUF1289 domain-containing protein encodes the protein MSSNLHDLPDSPCIGVCSTLFDEICKGCGRTATEVSNWVFLTDEEKRAVWTRIEREGTAMRFKFDKL
- a CDS encoding ABC-F family ATPase, producing the protein MLSTANITMQFGPKPLFENISVKFGEGNRYGLIGANGCGKSTFMKILGGDLEQSSGNVMLEPNVRLGKLRQDQFAYEDVRVLDVVMMGHTEMWGAMTERDAIYANPEATDDDYMHAAELEAKFAEYDGYTAEARAGELLLGIGISIDLHNGPMSNVAPGWKLRVLLAQALFSKPDVLLLDEPTNNLDINSIRWLEDVLNEYDSTMIIISHDRHFLNQVCTHMADMDYGTLKVYPGNYDDYMLASTQARERQQAANAKAKERVADLQDFVRRFSANKSKARQATSRLKMIDKIKIEEFKPSSRQNPFIRFEYEKKLHNIAVVADSITKKYDRTIFNNFNLSVQPGERIAIIGENGAGKTTLLRSLLGNLGVDHGSIKWAENANVGYMPQDTYEEFPADVTLMDWIDQYRKEGDDEQMVRGTLGRLLFNADDIRKSVKVLSGGEKGRMIWGKLMLGRHNVLLMDEPTNHMDMESIESLQIALDKYDGTLIFVSHDREFVSGLANRIIEVKTDGTLTDFGGNYEDFLSSQGVQ
- a CDS encoding Nramp family divalent metal transporter, whose amino-acid sequence is MNTNPFALDPSRRRPGSRPPRPGTWLPFVGSGALVAVGYMDPGNWATALAGGASYGYTLLSVVVMSSLMAMLLQWVSSRLGVVTGRDLAQLCRERTGRRTTLFLWVASEIAIIACDVAEVVGSAVALQLLFGVSLTAGVLMSAVGTFAMLALQRYGHRTLETAVVGLILFVGLCFVIELVLARPDWRAALTGAVPSAELLRTAGMVWLSAGILGATVMPHNLYLHSALVKTHAHSTSDADIADALRGVNFGTFSALSVAFVINAALLVVSAAVFHASGHRTVTDLADAHRLIAPIVGSHWAAILFAAALLACGLSATVTGTLAGQVVMEGFLQIRLPRWQRALLTRALAIGPALVAVGLFGPHGSAQLLVASQVVLSLQLPLAVVPLIRFGSDRQLMHGWRVRGVPLVLAWICASAIIALNGALIWETATG
- a CDS encoding aldehyde dehydrogenase family protein, which produces MKTFEHFYIDGKWIKPCGTGTIDVIDSGTEEVMGRIPEGVEADAEAAIAAARAAFDGWAATPPKERGAYLQKIADNLKARTDELAGYICGEVGMPIKLARAIQVGGPVYNWNAYAKLAAEFQFEEQVGNSLVVREPVGVVAAITPWNYPLNQVTLKVAAALAAGCTIVLKPSEVAPLNAFVLAEAIHEAGLPAGVFNLVSGYGPVVGEVLASHPSVDMVSFTGSTRAGKRVSELASASVKRVALELGGKSASVILDDADFATAIKGTVGACFLNSGQTCSAHTRMIVPESRYDEARELAKKAAEAFVAGDPRVETTRLGPLASAAQQSRVQHYIARGIEEGAELVTGGAGMPEGISKGFFVKPTVFGRVHPKATIAQEEIFGPVLTILTYKDEEEAVRIANDSVYGLGGAVWAGSDERAMSVARRIRTGQVDINGGAWNMAAPFGGFKQSGHGRENGTYGLEEYLEYKSMQLKVNKPA